The Pontibacillus halophilus JSM 076056 = DSM 19796 genome includes a region encoding these proteins:
- a CDS encoding SH3 domain-containing protein — MDAHKKLKGGKRVIGSHKKRVAVFLVMILVVAQMVYSPYTVFGEESGQEKETMVEVELQQTTSVFRTHDDVELVELTSGAVVKGDLNQQTERISFSFLGEDAYVKLTSEMEKVLKETTLLNIPDISSDETIDLKQSTSIFLDEMKSKEVGSLHEDVAVTKYQRINESTILVYLADLTYYISHNQSQQTTKQQTTEAAEEQQPNQLEKSEEHMSRQPDSELNVDDEQGQQETEVQPLKEESVKEPEANESEASQSAPASARAFTTQSIAPASTDYYEVVGSVATVYTQPSTSSVKIGRVNEGQKLKKLGTNNGFIQVEFAGQEGFVQQSSLVNSNSSSVPNWVSSGFSTIKSGTSTSTLSVYDNSGGTLKHFATIEKGQTIQYDLYSGSWYEVNVASRKGFVYAPAVKESFTAESNYFKVLKEGITVRQEPSSTSLPLGSLYANELFKLVNIEPSSDWMKIEIGGDIGYIPTASVEVAQSGSVKNWSNNTGDKVAHSKLKLTIYDNSSGSLVPFASLPKGKEFTYIREMGAWLEVMVAGRKGYVYKPAVVEPFTSTTNYVEVIADTTNVYPSKSFSNQVSGKLFKGETFKVLNVNKSEGWAEIQFQNRTGYVLLNDLIPSSKEAAANWSNETKQSFGGEAISNLTVYDNSSGKLVHFASISKGEEFRYVSRSGAWLKVLIGGREGFVYAPAVKENIRSTDTHFEVFNEKAPVYISQSDKATQMGTLYEGEVFKIESTSEDLGWVKIRFEGSYGYVRTDQLIPSGKSGADNWSEQLHHALKGEALSNLTVYDNSTGSLLPFASISASQEFSYVREVGSWLKVMIGGRTGYVYSPAVKKAFTSSDKYVEALEPKAQVFSNSTMDGSIMGHLEDGQSYIIHELKGNAVGIKFGNVIGYVSEDSTRPLDSINIQNRSNSSDEDISNIITTMNVTVYDNTSGSLVPFGQIAPNQVYPVIGKIGSSWYKIQFGGRDGYIYSGGVESTTTEIETQYDQTFNEMLEYTMGATPQYDMTYYNAYVHGSAFNGGQSTFIEKGQLHGIVVGSNWNVRGGPSTDYWKLNHYAPSLEGGEKVKILRSVTNDSGDTWYQIDFRKTWKKNSSGSYSAFYRPFVNANKEDVAYYLNPENFMDNDGKYQFLSLSQSAGISANEVNQKILDGAGTLEGTASAFIEAAQTYSVNEIYLIAHAIHETGSGTATLMNGNATYNGRTVYNAYGIGAYDSCALECGSRKAYEEGWFTPEAAIIGGAKFIGETYIHNSTFKQDTLYEMKWNPTSYSLYKGYHHYATDIGWASKQARGYLADYYKILDVTTEIYEIPNYGGN; from the coding sequence ATGGATGCACACAAAAAATTGAAAGGTGGTAAGCGGGTGATAGGGAGCCATAAAAAGAGAGTAGCTGTTTTCCTTGTCATGATTTTAGTAGTAGCCCAAATGGTCTACTCCCCTTATACGGTATTTGGGGAAGAGTCTGGACAGGAAAAAGAGACGATGGTAGAGGTTGAGTTACAGCAAACGACCTCTGTATTCCGTACTCATGATGACGTTGAACTGGTAGAATTAACGAGTGGAGCAGTAGTAAAAGGAGACCTCAATCAGCAAACCGAAAGAATCTCCTTTTCATTTTTAGGTGAGGATGCTTATGTAAAACTCACATCAGAGATGGAAAAGGTGTTAAAAGAGACAACGCTTTTAAACATTCCCGACATCTCAAGCGATGAAACTATTGATTTGAAACAGTCAACCTCGATTTTCTTAGATGAGATGAAATCTAAGGAAGTTGGTTCTTTACATGAAGACGTAGCTGTTACTAAATATCAACGAATCAATGAATCTACAATTCTAGTATACTTGGCAGATTTAACGTACTATATATCGCACAATCAATCACAGCAAACGACGAAACAACAAACTACAGAAGCTGCAGAAGAACAGCAGCCGAACCAATTAGAGAAGTCGGAAGAACATATGTCTCGTCAGCCTGACTCAGAATTAAATGTAGACGATGAGCAAGGACAGCAAGAGACTGAAGTACAGCCTTTAAAGGAAGAATCAGTGAAAGAGCCCGAGGCAAATGAAAGTGAAGCATCCCAAAGTGCACCAGCATCAGCAAGAGCTTTCACCACACAATCTATTGCTCCTGCGAGCACAGACTATTATGAGGTAGTAGGAAGTGTTGCAACGGTGTATACACAACCCTCAACTTCATCAGTGAAGATTGGTAGGGTGAACGAAGGCCAAAAGCTTAAAAAGCTAGGGACGAATAATGGGTTTATTCAGGTGGAATTTGCAGGGCAAGAAGGATTTGTACAGCAGTCTTCACTAGTTAATTCCAATTCCTCATCAGTGCCGAACTGGGTATCTAGTGGATTCTCAACAATTAAATCGGGTACATCAACATCTACACTTTCCGTATACGACAATAGCGGGGGGACGTTAAAGCACTTTGCCACAATTGAAAAAGGTCAAACGATTCAATACGATCTTTATTCAGGAAGTTGGTATGAGGTCAATGTTGCTAGTCGTAAGGGATTTGTGTATGCGCCAGCAGTGAAAGAGAGCTTTACTGCTGAGAGTAACTACTTCAAAGTACTGAAGGAAGGAATCACTGTTCGACAGGAACCTTCAAGTACTTCTCTGCCCTTGGGTTCACTATATGCAAACGAACTATTCAAATTAGTGAACATCGAGCCGAGTTCAGATTGGATGAAGATTGAAATTGGCGGAGATATCGGTTACATCCCAACTGCTTCCGTTGAAGTAGCGCAATCAGGTTCTGTGAAAAATTGGAGTAATAATACTGGAGATAAGGTAGCGCATTCTAAGTTAAAGCTTACCATTTACGATAATAGCTCAGGTAGCTTAGTACCATTTGCTTCTCTTCCAAAAGGTAAGGAATTTACTTACATTAGAGAGATGGGTGCATGGCTTGAGGTGATGGTAGCAGGACGTAAAGGATATGTGTACAAGCCGGCTGTAGTTGAGCCATTCACATCTACGACAAATTACGTAGAAGTAATTGCCGACACAACGAATGTGTATCCTTCAAAGTCATTTAGCAATCAAGTAAGTGGTAAATTGTTTAAAGGCGAAACGTTTAAAGTGTTAAACGTTAATAAATCTGAAGGTTGGGCGGAAATTCAGTTTCAGAATAGAACTGGATACGTTCTACTAAACGATTTAATTCCTTCTTCGAAAGAGGCGGCCGCAAACTGGTCAAATGAAACAAAACAGTCTTTCGGAGGGGAAGCCATTTCTAATTTAACAGTATATGATAATTCTTCAGGAAAGCTTGTTCACTTTGCTAGTATCTCGAAAGGTGAAGAGTTCCGCTATGTAAGTCGTTCAGGAGCTTGGCTGAAAGTTCTTATAGGCGGAAGAGAAGGATTTGTTTATGCTCCAGCCGTGAAAGAAAATATTCGTTCCACGGACACTCACTTTGAAGTATTTAATGAGAAAGCTCCTGTCTACATATCTCAATCAGACAAAGCTACTCAAATGGGGACGTTGTATGAAGGTGAAGTGTTTAAGATTGAAAGTACTAGCGAAGATCTGGGCTGGGTAAAGATCCGGTTTGAAGGCAGCTACGGATATGTGCGTACAGACCAGCTTATACCTTCTGGTAAGAGCGGAGCAGATAACTGGTCTGAACAGCTTCATCATGCCCTGAAAGGTGAAGCACTTTCGAATCTAACCGTCTATGATAACAGCACAGGAAGCCTACTACCGTTCGCTTCTATTTCTGCTTCGCAGGAGTTTAGCTATGTAAGAGAAGTTGGTTCATGGCTGAAAGTGATGATTGGCGGCCGTACAGGATATGTCTATTCACCTGCTGTTAAGAAAGCATTCACAAGCAGTGACAAGTACGTGGAAGCACTAGAGCCGAAAGCTCAAGTGTTTAGTAACTCGACCATGGATGGCTCAATCATGGGACATTTAGAGGATGGTCAAAGTTACATTATTCACGAACTTAAAGGAAATGCCGTTGGAATTAAATTCGGTAATGTGATTGGTTACGTGAGCGAGGACAGCACGAGACCATTGGATTCTATCAACATCCAAAATAGAAGCAACAGCTCTGATGAAGATATTTCCAATATTATTACTACAATGAATGTTACGGTCTATGACAATACTTCAGGGTCACTTGTTCCTTTTGGGCAAATCGCTCCGAACCAAGTTTACCCTGTAATCGGTAAAATCGGTTCAAGCTGGTATAAGATCCAATTTGGAGGTCGTGATGGCTACATTTATAGTGGTGGCGTTGAAAGCACGACAACTGAAATTGAAACACAATATGATCAGACATTTAACGAAATGCTAGAGTACACGATGGGGGCAACTCCACAGTATGATATGACCTATTACAACGCTTATGTTCATGGAAGTGCGTTTAACGGCGGTCAAAGCACATTTATAGAGAAGGGCCAGCTACATGGAATCGTTGTAGGCTCAAATTGGAACGTCCGTGGTGGACCGTCTACAGATTACTGGAAGTTGAACCACTATGCTCCTTCCCTTGAAGGAGGAGAGAAGGTTAAGATCTTACGTTCTGTAACGAATGATAGCGGGGATACCTGGTATCAAATTGATTTCCGCAAGACATGGAAGAAGAACAGTTCAGGAAGCTATAGTGCTTTCTACCGCCCGTTTGTTAACGCGAACAAAGAAGATGTAGCCTACTACTTGAACCCAGAAAACTTTATGGATAATGATGGTAAATATCAATTCTTGTCCTTGTCCCAAAGTGCTGGCATTAGCGCAAATGAAGTAAATCAGAAGATTCTAGATGGGGCAGGTACATTAGAAGGTACAGCGAGTGCATTCATTGAAGCTGCACAAACCTATTCTGTAAATGAGATTTACCTCATTGCACACGCTATTCATGAAACTGGCTCTGGTACTGCCACTCTTATGAACGGCAATGCTACGTATAATGGACGTACCGTATACAATGCATATGGGATTGGTGCCTATGATAGTTGTGCACTAGAGTGCGGATCTAGGAAAGCTTATGAAGAAGGTTGGTTCACTCCAGAAGCTGCAATTATTGGTGGAGCTAAATTCATTGGTGAAACGTATATCCATAACTCAACCTTTAAACAGGACACTCTATATGAAATGAAATGGAATCCAACTTCCTATTCACTTTATAAAGGTTATCATCACTATGCAACAGATATTGGTTGGGCTTCTAAGCAAGCAAGAGGTTATCTAGCAGACTACTATAAAATACTTGATGTCACGACTGAAATTTATGAAATCCCTAATTATGGAGGGAACTAA
- a CDS encoding WecB/TagA/CpsF family glycosyltransferase, which translates to MKENFLGVDVSSYSYDELVRNLSNDIKTNQQSFIVAINPEKILKAQEDPNLMNLLNEATYQIPDGVGAVLASRLKGGKIKERVTGIDMFLALCEQAEIEGNSIFLYGAKPGVADMASENLVKRFPSLKISGVLDGYEKDQDRIVRTINEAKPDILFVALGSPAQEYWIVENMKNLDVNVFQGVGGSFDVISGRVKRAPKLFRKLGLEWFYRLIREPWRIKRQMKLPLFLLKVLRK; encoded by the coding sequence ATGAAAGAGAACTTCCTAGGTGTCGACGTAAGCAGCTACAGCTATGATGAATTGGTTCGTAACTTATCTAACGATATTAAAACGAATCAACAGTCATTTATTGTAGCCATAAATCCAGAGAAAATATTAAAAGCACAAGAAGACCCTAACCTTATGAATTTGTTGAACGAAGCAACGTACCAAATTCCAGATGGAGTAGGGGCCGTACTTGCTTCTAGACTAAAGGGCGGGAAGATAAAAGAACGAGTCACAGGGATTGATATGTTTCTTGCCCTTTGTGAACAAGCTGAAATAGAAGGGAATTCTATATTCCTATACGGTGCAAAGCCTGGTGTAGCCGATATGGCTAGTGAAAATCTAGTAAAACGTTTCCCTTCTTTGAAAATTTCGGGTGTATTAGACGGTTACGAGAAGGATCAAGATCGAATCGTCCGTACCATTAATGAGGCAAAGCCGGATATCCTGTTTGTTGCATTGGGAAGTCCTGCTCAGGAATATTGGATTGTTGAGAACATGAAGAACCTTGATGTAAACGTGTTTCAAGGTGTAGGCGGCTCTTTTGATGTTATTTCAGGTCGTGTGAAACGAGCTCCTAAATTATTCAGAAAGCTAGGACTCGAATGGTTTTACCGCTTAATCCGAGAGCCATGGCGGATTAAAAGGCAAATGAAACTACCGTTATTCCTGTTGAAGGTATTAAGAAAATAG
- a CDS encoding nucleotide sugar dehydrogenase, whose protein sequence is MKKSICVVGLGYIGLPTSVMFAINGHDVRGVDVNTRAVDMINNKQLHIEENGLEERLGEAVESGKLVASTEPAEADVFIIAVPSPIREDKTANLEYVQQATKAIVPFVKKGDLVILESTVPPRTVEDVMLPILKESNLIIGEELFVSHSPERVIPGKVFQELVDNDRIVGGINDKSSQLTKELYEVFVKGTIHLTDATTAEMVKVIENTYRDVNIAFANELAMISEQIGVNAWEAIQLANYHPRVNIHTPGPGVGGHCIAVDPWFLAELEPNLSKIIQLSRNTNDFMPMYTADKIEEFLKEEDIDKGKVALFGLSFKANIDDQRESPSLEVIKRLASKGIEYTAYDPHIKELTLRNQTDNREEAIRGADILVILTDHDVFKNMEPSELAEEMRTNIIYDTKNALELEKWERAGFTVKRLGDTKIERAD, encoded by the coding sequence ATGAAAAAGTCTATTTGCGTCGTTGGTCTAGGATACATTGGCCTTCCTACTTCTGTTATGTTTGCAATTAATGGCCATGATGTAAGAGGTGTTGATGTTAATACAAGAGCCGTTGATATGATTAACAATAAACAGCTACACATCGAAGAAAATGGGTTAGAAGAGCGTTTAGGTGAAGCAGTGGAAAGTGGAAAGCTTGTTGCCTCTACAGAGCCTGCTGAAGCAGATGTTTTCATTATCGCCGTTCCATCACCAATTCGTGAAGATAAGACTGCTAACTTAGAGTACGTTCAACAAGCAACGAAAGCGATTGTTCCTTTCGTAAAGAAAGGCGACCTAGTCATTCTTGAATCAACTGTACCACCACGTACGGTTGAGGATGTAATGTTGCCGATCCTTAAAGAGTCGAACTTAATTATTGGTGAAGAACTCTTTGTATCACATTCACCAGAGCGTGTGATTCCAGGTAAAGTGTTCCAAGAATTAGTTGATAACGATCGTATTGTTGGCGGAATCAATGACAAATCATCACAGCTTACTAAAGAACTGTACGAAGTATTTGTAAAGGGCACGATTCACCTTACTGACGCTACAACTGCTGAAATGGTGAAGGTTATTGAGAACACGTACCGTGATGTGAATATCGCCTTTGCAAACGAACTTGCCATGATTAGTGAGCAGATTGGTGTGAATGCCTGGGAGGCCATTCAATTAGCGAACTATCACCCAAGGGTTAATATCCACACTCCTGGCCCTGGTGTTGGAGGCCATTGTATTGCTGTTGACCCATGGTTCCTTGCAGAGCTTGAGCCGAACCTGTCTAAAATCATTCAATTGTCCAGAAATACGAACGATTTCATGCCTATGTATACAGCGGATAAAATTGAAGAGTTCTTAAAAGAAGAAGATATTGATAAAGGGAAAGTAGCGCTCTTCGGTCTTTCATTCAAAGCAAATATTGATGACCAACGTGAAAGCCCATCGCTTGAAGTAATTAAACGATTAGCGAGTAAGGGTATTGAATATACGGCATACGACCCCCATATTAAAGAGCTGACTTTAAGAAACCAAACGGACAATCGTGAAGAGGCAATCCGTGGTGCGGATATTCTTGTTATCCTAACAGACCATGATGTGTTTAAGAATATGGAGCCTAGTGAACTTGCTGAAGAAATGCGTACGAACATCATTTACGATACGAAAAACGCATTGGAGCTTGAGAAGTGGGAACGTGCTGGCTTTACAGTAAAACGTCTTGGTGATACAAAGATTGAAAGAGCTGACTAG
- a CDS encoding phenylacetate--CoA ligase family protein, with the protein MKLINKGKVSLMEKIRKTNALQLYKEESSHQWEKREDLERDQLDKLKNLLEHGYKNVPYFRKVMEERGLSPDAITKLEDLAKFPLLNKELIKEHKEDLHSADMERYSPAEKRTGGSTGEPLRYYLPKVSHSMMWANIWRGWNVAGYTPGDKMAVLAGGSLLSGFDYKRQFYYYLNNWIPFSSYDMSQDKMKEYVEQLKSKNVQYMYAYSSAAYELANYIMENKLDVDLKAVITTSEVLLPRYRQAIEEAFQCKVYDQYGANDGGVTAFECKEQNGLHINMERCIVEIVDEEGNIVPDGEEGRILLTDLSNYAMPFIRYEVGDYGAVTKEPCPCGRGLIRLTHIKGRQQEFIFTSQYGKVHGGFFSTTFRRYDEVDQFQVIQEVAGSVTVRLKINDSSFKVRSEELRKHILEKAQLSEVAIEFTDAFEKTKGGKHKFVINKVSQEQ; encoded by the coding sequence GTGAAGCTTATTAACAAAGGCAAAGTTAGCTTGATGGAAAAGATTAGAAAGACCAATGCGCTTCAATTATATAAGGAAGAAAGTAGTCATCAATGGGAAAAGAGGGAAGACCTTGAGCGAGATCAGTTAGATAAATTAAAGAATTTATTGGAGCACGGCTATAAGAATGTGCCTTACTTCCGAAAGGTTATGGAAGAGAGAGGACTCTCTCCTGACGCAATTACGAAGCTTGAGGATTTAGCCAAGTTTCCACTGTTAAATAAAGAGTTAATAAAAGAACATAAAGAAGACCTCCATTCAGCAGATATGGAACGGTATTCACCGGCGGAAAAGCGAACTGGGGGGTCGACAGGAGAGCCGTTACGTTATTACCTTCCCAAGGTTTCACATTCAATGATGTGGGCAAATATTTGGAGAGGTTGGAATGTTGCAGGATATACTCCTGGGGATAAGATGGCTGTATTAGCAGGTGGCTCGCTACTCTCGGGATTTGATTATAAGCGACAATTTTATTATTATTTAAACAATTGGATTCCATTTTCTTCTTATGATATGTCACAAGATAAGATGAAAGAATACGTGGAGCAATTGAAGTCCAAGAACGTTCAATATATGTATGCTTATTCTTCCGCAGCCTATGAATTGGCCAACTATATTATGGAGAACAAGCTAGATGTGGACCTGAAGGCAGTCATTACCACTTCAGAAGTTCTGTTACCCCGTTACCGCCAAGCTATTGAAGAAGCTTTCCAGTGTAAGGTGTATGACCAGTACGGAGCAAATGATGGCGGCGTAACAGCATTTGAATGCAAAGAGCAAAATGGTCTCCACATCAACATGGAGCGTTGTATAGTAGAGATTGTAGACGAGGAAGGTAACATTGTACCAGATGGTGAAGAAGGTCGAATTCTTTTAACGGACCTATCGAACTATGCGATGCCATTTATCCGTTATGAAGTAGGAGATTACGGTGCAGTAACGAAAGAACCATGTCCATGCGGGCGAGGATTGATTCGCCTGACACACATTAAAGGACGCCAACAAGAATTCATCTTCACATCTCAATATGGGAAAGTCCATGGTGGTTTCTTCTCAACGACATTCCGTAGATACGATGAAGTCGACCAATTCCAAGTTATACAAGAAGTAGCAGGCTCCGTAACCGTTCGCTTGAAAATAAACGACAGTTCTTTTAAAGTTAGGTCAGAAGAATTACGGAAACATATTTTAGAAAAAGCTCAACTATCAGAGGTTGCAATTGAATTCACGGATGCCTTCGAAAAAACGAAAGGCGGAAAACATAAATTTGTCATTAACAAAGTATCGCAAGAACAGTAA
- the murJ gene encoding murein biosynthesis integral membrane protein MurJ, which translates to MKQRGFLKSVGIITLITILGKLLGFGRETFMAAYFGTSYEADVFYVASVIPNILFAAVGMAITTGMIPLYIEARNRDKQLANEQVGALSMLFILITLVLTTVSFLFTPQLFRLIAPGFTDHPEYIELGVKLTRIMLPVAVFLVLTSIAKGILNANKKFFSPAAVPLANNLVIILSIILLTNFYGIYGVTIGTLVGGIAQFLVQYPSLRPYNVKLNTNFKKHKQYIKDSIYMFFPVIISGITFQFMEVFNRVIASGLEEGSISALNYAMKLMYLPLSVLLMSLITVFYPNLVEAAQENMDRFFKLFWKGFMTIAVATIPFMVVMIIGSYPLIEFIFKRGVFDANDTFMTSSAFFYYSIGLVFIALREFIVRSFLALKQSKVVMYTSIVAVITNIIISYSLSQIMGHTGVALGTSISFMLQLLILLTVLNKKSTLDKKQSSAYFIDLLKLALLFAVPFGLAQWVYNVGVSEMDSTLVQLSILTAVVFLLFAITAYSLRVQQFITLVNMGIKKVKK; encoded by the coding sequence ATGAAACAACGAGGATTTTTGAAATCTGTAGGTATTATTACCCTAATAACCATACTGGGTAAGCTATTAGGGTTTGGTCGTGAAACCTTCATGGCTGCCTATTTTGGTACTTCTTATGAGGCTGACGTTTTCTATGTGGCTTCTGTCATCCCGAATATCCTGTTCGCCGCAGTTGGGATGGCCATTACAACAGGGATGATTCCGTTGTATATCGAAGCGAGGAATCGCGATAAACAGTTAGCGAATGAACAAGTGGGCGCCTTAAGCATGTTGTTCATTTTGATTACTCTTGTACTCACTACAGTCAGCTTCCTATTTACTCCGCAACTCTTTCGATTGATAGCACCTGGCTTTACAGACCATCCGGAGTATATCGAATTGGGTGTCAAGCTGACGAGAATTATGTTACCTGTCGCAGTTTTCCTTGTACTAACGAGTATTGCGAAGGGGATTCTTAATGCAAATAAGAAATTCTTTAGCCCTGCAGCGGTCCCATTAGCTAACAACTTAGTCATTATTCTGTCTATCATACTCCTTACGAATTTCTACGGGATTTATGGAGTAACAATCGGAACGTTAGTAGGGGGAATTGCCCAGTTCTTAGTTCAGTATCCAAGCCTCAGACCTTACAATGTAAAATTAAACACAAACTTCAAGAAACACAAACAATATATTAAAGATTCTATATACATGTTCTTTCCCGTCATAATCTCCGGAATCACATTCCAATTTATGGAGGTTTTTAACCGGGTCATTGCTTCAGGGTTGGAAGAGGGAAGCATATCTGCGTTAAACTACGCAATGAAGCTTATGTATTTACCTCTTAGCGTCTTGTTAATGTCCCTAATCACAGTATTTTATCCGAATTTAGTAGAAGCTGCTCAAGAGAACATGGACCGATTTTTCAAACTTTTTTGGAAAGGGTTTATGACTATTGCCGTTGCAACAATTCCATTTATGGTTGTTATGATTATCGGATCTTATCCATTAATTGAATTCATTTTTAAGCGCGGTGTATTTGATGCAAACGATACATTCATGACAAGTTCAGCGTTCTTTTATTACTCGATTGGGTTAGTCTTCATTGCTTTAAGGGAATTTATCGTGCGTTCTTTCCTAGCATTGAAGCAATCTAAAGTAGTTATGTACACGAGCATAGTTGCAGTAATTACAAATATTATCATAAGCTATTCCCTTTCCCAAATAATGGGCCACACGGGTGTCGCTCTTGGTACTTCTATCTCATTTATGCTGCAGTTACTAATTTTACTTACGGTTCTTAATAAGAAGTCAACGTTAGATAAGAAGCAGTCCTCTGCTTATTTCATAGACCTATTGAAACTTGCCCTGTTGTTCGCTGTCCCGTTTGGATTGGCTCAATGGGTTTACAATGTAGGTGTTTCTGAGATGGATAGCACCCTCGTTCAGCTAAGTATATTAACTGCTGTTGTGTTCCTACTATTCGCAATTACCGCTTACAGCCTACGTGTTCAACAATTTATAACGCTCGTTAACATGGGTATTAAAAAAGTGAAGAAATAA
- a CDS encoding O-antigen ligase family protein has translation MQLNTNRFSFPNTLVLFIVFQPILDILTFFYIRNFESSITIGLVIRVLFMGISALFILISKNSKLKKYVISYLVLLAVVMGAGLLYNYFNKPIFSVFSELQLLAKTAYYSVMFCSFILAFQYWNGFETISQKVYRSINGAMLIVSLSMFLAILTGTASETYDYNKFGYKGWFFAGNEISAIIAISFPLVYLLALKRTTSIKSAIHYIPAVLLAITAILIGTKVGHFAMLIAVIILSFTYIIRWIVSLVQTKHDREGKAKMIASILFLAFALLLTPFSPSFANVSNDVTKIKENTNITDDEQETEEENEIFDEENGTSNEKGEEETRPRKDREQIKSEILSTVLSSRDVYFLNTYSDFKKAPIYQKLFGMGYAGNYEDKPKLIEMDFFDIFFSYGIVGSIIVLLPLLSIMVLTVTKLFTNPKLVFSPHSIGITVSILLGLGIAFFAGHVIFAPAVNIYLCVTMALLFYYLLFGNKSNA, from the coding sequence ATGCAATTAAATACTAACAGATTCTCATTCCCAAACACACTCGTCTTATTTATTGTATTTCAACCGATCCTAGATATTTTAACATTCTTTTACATACGAAATTTCGAATCTTCTATCACTATTGGATTAGTTATACGAGTACTGTTTATGGGGATATCTGCCTTGTTCATTCTAATAAGCAAGAACAGCAAGCTCAAAAAATATGTCATTTCTTATTTAGTCTTGTTGGCAGTTGTCATGGGGGCAGGACTCTTATACAATTACTTCAACAAACCAATATTTTCTGTCTTTTCAGAATTGCAACTACTAGCAAAAACCGCTTATTATAGCGTTATGTTCTGTTCCTTTATTCTCGCCTTTCAATACTGGAATGGGTTCGAGACAATTAGCCAGAAAGTTTACCGATCCATTAACGGTGCCATGCTGATTGTAAGTCTCTCAATGTTCTTAGCTATTTTAACAGGTACAGCTTCGGAAACATACGATTACAATAAATTCGGGTATAAGGGTTGGTTCTTTGCTGGGAATGAGATTAGCGCTATTATTGCAATTAGCTTCCCTCTCGTTTACCTACTCGCATTAAAACGAACTACATCGATTAAATCTGCAATTCACTACATCCCAGCCGTCCTATTGGCTATCACAGCGATTCTGATTGGCACGAAAGTCGGTCACTTTGCAATGCTAATTGCCGTAATCATCTTGTCCTTTACATACATCATTCGCTGGATTGTATCACTTGTGCAAACTAAGCACGATCGTGAAGGAAAAGCTAAAATGATTGCTTCTATTCTCTTTTTAGCATTTGCATTGCTATTAACACCTTTCTCTCCTTCCTTTGCCAACGTCAGTAATGATGTAACAAAAATTAAGGAAAACACAAATATCACCGATGACGAACAAGAAACGGAAGAAGAAAACGAAATATTTGATGAAGAGAACGGAACATCTAACGAAAAAGGCGAAGAAGAAACTAGACCAAGAAAAGACCGCGAGCAGATTAAATCAGAAATATTGAGCACCGTCTTAAGTAGTCGCGACGTCTACTTCCTTAATACGTACAGCGATTTCAAGAAAGCTCCAATTTATCAAAAGCTGTTTGGTATGGGGTATGCAGGGAATTATGAAGATAAACCTAAGTTAATTGAAATGGATTTCTTTGATATATTCTTTTCCTATGGAATAGTTGGTTCAATCATTGTATTGTTGCCATTACTATCCATTATGGTCTTAACCGTAACCAAATTGTTCACAAATCCAAAGCTCGTCTTTTCACCACACAGCATTGGAATTACAGTGTCAATCTTACTCGGACTTGGGATCGCCTTCTTTGCAGGACATGTCATCTTTGCACCTGCAGTAAATATTTATCTCTGTGTCACGATGGCGCTACTCTTTTACTATTTATTATTTGGAAATAAATCTAACGCTTAA